In Arthrobacter woluwensis, a single genomic region encodes these proteins:
- a CDS encoding capsid assembly scaffolding protein Gp46 family protein encodes MGDTNNTAPAGESTEPLPQPEPKAFVPPATQEDLDRIVGQRLARERDKYADYEELKAKAEQFTKLEEANKTELQKATERAEQLAKENATLQATALRASVAAAKGVPENLLSGGTREEIEAAADALLAFRGTKQTAPVVPAQGKTPSKITDDPTRETARKLFGNN; translated from the coding sequence TTGGGCGACACGAACAACACCGCACCAGCGGGAGAATCCACCGAGCCCCTGCCCCAGCCCGAGCCGAAGGCATTCGTCCCGCCTGCCACGCAGGAGGACCTTGACCGGATCGTGGGCCAGCGTCTGGCTCGTGAACGCGACAAGTACGCGGACTACGAGGAACTGAAGGCCAAGGCTGAACAGTTCACGAAGCTCGAGGAAGCGAACAAGACCGAACTGCAGAAGGCTACCGAGCGGGCTGAACAGCTCGCCAAGGAGAACGCCACTCTTCAGGCGACCGCACTGCGCGCCTCTGTGGCAGCCGCTAAGGGCGTCCCGGAGAACCTTCTGAGCGGTGGAACCAGGGAAGAGATTGAAGCCGCCGCTGACGCGCTTCTGGCCTTCCGTGGGACCAAGCAGACCGCACCTGTCGTCCCCGCCCAGGGGAAGACCCCATCCAAGATCACCGACGACCCGACCC